A window of Carassius auratus strain Wakin unplaced genomic scaffold, ASM336829v1 scaf_tig00036398, whole genome shotgun sequence genomic DNA:
agcagcaaatcagcatattagactgatttctgaagatcgtgtgacactgaagactgctgcaAATTCGGCTTTGATTAGagcaatacattacatttaaatacaaagaaaacagttactttaaattataataatatttcacaatattactattttactgtatttttgatcaaataaatgcaggcttttgTGAGCAGAAgggaattattttaaaaacatgaaaaacgtaccaaccccaaacttttaaatggttgtgTACATTAATATTTGAACTCTCCAAACAAACTGAGGCCATCTAAAAGTCATTTGATCCACAGCTAGTTAAAGCATTTTTACCTGTAGATCTAATCGGTCTGTTAAAACAACCTTTGCTTGCCATGATTGCTCGACTGGTTTGATGTGTTTTTCATATCTTCTTTCTGATTGGATATCAACAAATCCAACAGATTGAGGCCTGTCTAGAATGCCGCTGGCAGATACATGACCCAAAAGCTGATATATTATTGATCGGTGAAGCATTTTTATAGCACATAAGGGTAAAAAAGGACCAGCTTTCCAAACAAAGTCAAATAACAAAGATTTGAAGTCATTTTAAGCCATTGCTGTCCTTTTGAATGTGTGCTGATATTAGATCTAAATGAATAAAACCTCCAGTTTAGTATTCATGGTGTAGTCTGTCTGTGGTCACTGCAGATGGTTCAGTTGCTGGCGTCCAGAGGTGCAAACGTCAATGCTTTTGATAAGAAGGACAGACGAGCCGTCCACTGGGCCGCATACATGGGTGAGACGCCAGCATCAACATCAGAATCAGCGTGAAAACATGTTTCCATCAGCCTCAGATCGGTTTAGAGCAGATGCATCGCTTTCTGTCGCAGGTCATCTGGAGGTCATGAAGTTTCTGGTGTCTCACGGCGCTGAGGTTTGCTGTAAAGATAAGAGATCATACAGTCCTCTTCACGCCGCTGCCTCCAGTGGAATGATCAATGTCGTCAAATACCTGCTCAATCTGGGCGTTGATGTAAGTAAGCTCCGCCCACAGCAGATAAAGCTCCGCCTCTTGGTCGCCAAGTGAACTGTGTATTAATGCCCTCATCTTAAGTTGCTTAATTAATTGACTTTAGCATGCATAAGCTTCATTCAAGAAAAAACTTTACTGTTGTTgcctttaaaattatatttataatttgatatgcaatgcatatccAAATCTACAATTAAATATCACCGAACACATATTGCTATACCctgtttttcatactttataaAAGAAACAAAGCAGCCTGATCTGTGTGTCTCTCTTCAGATTAAGGAGCCGAACGCGTACGGAAACTCTGCTTTGCACCTGGCGTGTTTTAACGGGCAGGACGTGGTGGTGAATGAGCTGATCGAAGCAGGCGCTGATGTCAATCAGGTGAATGAGAAGGGCTTCTCCCCGCTGCACTTCACCGCTGCGTCCCGCCAGGGGGCGCTCTGTCTCGAGCTGCTCATCGCCAACAGAGCCAACGTCAACAGCAAGGTCAGTGAAGAAAAACCCTCACAATATGTCAATTAAAGTCTTTAAACTAAAgaaacagacatatatatatatagccagtgACACAAATGCTCTTactacacacaaacataaaaaaactgacaccgttaatgaaattaaaatgaaacaaatggcagACGAGAgcagagcaaaatgagaaagtcTGGTTGTTCACATGCTTCCATCGGATTACTGATGTTAAAAGTGTGATACTGTCCAAAACAACTTGTTAAATGTCTCTATTTAGCATTTTTCTTGCATTACAGatacaaaaaaacttttaatgaaatacttttttccttttttttgtttttgttttttaagaaaataatgcttttattcaactAGAACGAATTAAATTCATCAAATGTGTAcggaaagacatttatattgtaacaaaagaaatgctgttctttctgttcatctgtgaatcctgaaaaatgtctcacggtttccacaaaaaatattgttcagcacaactgttttcgacattgataataatcagaaatgtttcttgagctgcatattacactgatttctgaagatcatgtgaactgaagactggagccattgatgctgaaaatacaaaattacattCTAAATTACATTCTATTACAGATTTACATAGAAAACAGtgaattaaattgtaatcatatttcccaatattactggttttgctgtatttttgaccaaactaatgcagccttggtgaacaagaGTCCTTTTTCAAAAACTCGTGTGTGTTCCTCTTTTGTCCAGAGCAAAGATGGTAAAACTCCTCTCCACATGGCAGCCATTCACGGCCGATACTCCAGATCACAGGCCATCATTCAGAACGGTGAGTGTGTTATTTCCTCCGTTTCTTGTTCATCTTCCTCTCATCCTCTCTTTCCTCTTTGATAGGTGCAGAGATAGACAGCGAGGATGAGAACGGAAACTCTCCGCTTCATGTAGCGGCTCGTTACGGTCACGAGCTGCTCATCAACACGCTCATAACCAACGGTGCGGACACAGCAAAGTGAGTGACAGGATGTGTATTTACAGCTATGCATAATTCATGAGCTCATGCTGATCATGTGACCGTGACTCCGCCTCTGTAGGCGGGGCATCCACGGAATGTTCCCGCTGCATCTAGCGGCTCTGAGCGGATTCTCAGACTGCTGCCGGAAACTGCTCTCCTCAGGTGACTCGCATTCATTGTGAAGATGTATTGTGTTTATAACAGCAGTTCAAATCGATTTCTGTGCATGATATCTGTGCATATTTTCCCCTCTCTCAGTAAAGTGCCTTGGGCTTTTATCTAGTCTTGATAATGGATATCTGTTGGTTCAGGTTTTGACGTCGACACGCCGGATGACTTTGGCAGGACGTGTTTGCATGCTGCGGCTGCAGGAGGGTGAGTCATCACTCACTAATGGCTCATCGGCGCCCCCTGTGGCCTGGATGATCTGTTGTCCTGATCACGTGACCGTCCGTCTCTCCTTCTTTTCTCCAGGAATCTGGAGTGTTTAAATCTGTTGCTCAACACGGGTGCGGACTTTAATAGGAAAGACAGATTTGGGAGGTGAGTTGCATTAAATCATCAAACGTGAGTTAacttcaaaatcaaaagaaacacTACGattcaaacagtaaaaaaaaaagagtatcttCAGCTtgccaagactgcatttatttgctcagaataaaactgtaaaaatatatataatttcaaataactgtcaatctgttttaatataatttattccagtgatgcgcagctgtattttcagcatcattcctccagtcttcagtgtcacataatcttcggaaatcatgaaaatatgatgatctgctgctcaagaaacatttctgattattatcagtgttgaagtCCACcgaatatgtttgtggaaactgtgatgcatttgatttttgaactgtaatgtaattaaaattatattatttttgttttacaacaATTTAAGCTATTCTTGTTACTGTTATGTGTCCACATATTTCATTAACTTTTTGATACTGTTATAAATATTCTACAGTCATTTTACAAAGCCAATTAATCTTAAATAGTGAAGACAAAACTGTGATGGAAATTAAGCAAGCCAAAGAAACAAACCTAAAATGAACCTAATAGCTTAatctttataaatattataattcatacagtatattttcatataattacTGTATAGTTTATCTTGTATAACATAATATGATGTTAGTATATAATACAGTGGTTTGTCATAGatttctatgtgtgtgtatatatacacacacacaagtactttttctttctttttgggtTGGCATGTCAGTAAAGCATGCTGGGATGTGTATTTTCCTACAGATTTCCAGCACAGATACTGATAGAGCTGCAGTGGTGAAGCAGTGTTACAGGAATCCTGCAGCAGAGATCTGGTTATGatttatctctgtctctctcaggacGGCGCTGCATTACGCTGCTGCTAACTGTAACTatcagtgtgtgtttgctctGGTGGGCTCCGGGGCCAGTGTGAACGAGCGGGACGTCCGGGGCTGTGGTCCTCTGCACTACACCGCTGCTGCAGACTCAGACGGCAAGtgagtgaacacaaacacactgcacACATTCAAGGTCGAGTGGAGTGcagtgcagtgcattgtgggatacggTATTGTCAGTGGTGTGTTCTAGTAGCACACACACTGGATCAGCAAATGCAGTAGGTCATGGGGTATTTCAGGCATATAGAGGTTTGTTTATTGTGCACCGATACTGCTTGCATACTAAATTTCACAAATAGAATACATTAGTGCCGCTCACTGTTTCCAGAAGTATTTTcatgattgtttttaaaaatatgttgaaAAAATGTGATTTGATTGCTTCTGCAAATGCATACACCATTGATTAACTACCTTTAGAGGTCTTTCAAATCAATTTCTGTTAAGGACTGTGTTTTGCATCTTTGTTGTTGTTAAGTAATACTATGAAAAACAGTTTctttaaagcttaaataaaatataaataattaaatattagataatatgtgtaaaaaataattgtgtttatGCTAATGTACTGAAACTATGAAAAATCGAACTGAAATAAacgaaagaaaaaagaacaatttgCTTTCAATGACTGTGAATCTGATTGTTGGAATTTTCTGAACGGCATCATGGGTAGTGTAGTTTTTTACCACAAATTCAGCTGTTGAacacaataacaaaaaataaaaaaaagttgaaaataatgcGAACTGATGGCTTTTACAAAGCCATTGATTGACACAATCTGAGTTTGTCTTTACAGGCGTATgagttaaaaatcagtttgactgTGGAGAGATTGAGTGGGGTTTTGAACACGTCTGTATTCTGTAAAGTGTGTGTTTGACTCAGGCCTCGTGATCTGATGGGTGTATCTGTCAGGTGTCTGGAGTATCTGTTGAGGAACGATGCGAATCCAGCTCTCAGAGATAAAGATGGATACAGTGCTGTTCACTACGCCTCAGCGTACGGCCACCGAGTGTGTCTGGAGCTGGTCAGtacaacatacacacatacacacacacacacactcctcactgCTGTGTTTGGTGCTCATCTCTGTGTTTTGTATTACAGATGGCCAATGAAACACCGTTAGATGTGGTGAGTTGAAGTCTGATTCTGTCCAGTGCTGCCATCTAATGGACTCATAAACTCACtatgacagtggttcccaacctttttccttGGGCCCCCCCCATGTACATATTTAACAATTACTAATAATGtatattagtgctgggaaaaaatttatcgcatccaaaataaaaatgtttgtgtttgcatattatatatgtgtgtactgtgtagaattattttgtatatataaatacacatatatgcatgtatatatttaatatttttatttatttatatataaattatttatatttatatttgatataaattatgtattaggCTGCTGtatatacattacatacatgcaaaaaaaaaaaattaatacatgcatatgcgtgtatttatatacaaaataattatacacagttcttacacacatatattatgcaaacaaaaactttaattttgaatgcaattaatttttttcccagcactaataaatatatatatatatatatatatatatatatatatatatatatatatatatatatatataaggggtttaacggttcacaaaattcacggttcagtTCGAAATTAAAACTAACATAATAAAGTGTGATATTTTTTACTTTGAGTAATTCTGGAGCTATAATTTATTCTTCTTATgagaatataaaacaaaacagcttcttggaaaaaaataaatattgtagtagttataaaccaaggtttattttatttcagattaacatTTGAGGGGCAGCAATTGTATTCATAAGGTCAAAATAAAACCGACGTAATGTTACTTGAAGGCATTATAGCCTACTTTCATGGTTGCagttagtgttactacagtaaatacaTGGTGAATGTTGCAGATCTGGACACTGGATAGTTCATTCACGGCACAATGTTTCTTCCTGGTTTCCACGTGCTGTTTGATCTGTTAATAACAGAGAAATTTGAATGTTCTCTCTAGATCTGCAGCGATGTTGTTACTTCTGTcgcaaattcaaatgctttctttaaCTGGATCTCTTATTAGCGCTGTGTAGTAACAGCATCGCATGATCACGATCGGCTCGCGCTGCACTGGCCCAAACTGATAAACGGTCATCAACCACACAATAACGAGCAGTTTCGTTCCGCTTGCATTATGTTTGCCATTTGATGTTGGGCACTGTTGTGGTCGCGCCGACGTATCTTACATTATGAGCGCGCTTGCCACGCGCAACGCGCCTATATTTAAAATAACGAAATGGTAATTGATATCGGCATTGttagcatatgattttttttttaaactttgaaaaaaaatctttatataaaattat
This region includes:
- the LOC113082499 gene encoding serine/threonine-protein phosphatase 6 regulatory ankyrin repeat subunit A-like codes for the protein MRSERMSRVCIVVLEEVEDDEPSPLHSKAAQDNISQNSSQDEKTSLIKAIFNGDADEVRSLIFKKEDVNVQDSEKRTPLHAAAYLGDAEIIELLVLSGARVNAKDNKWLTPLHRAVASCSEEAVQVLLKHSADVNARDKNWQTPLHVAASHKAMRCVEALVPLISNVNVSDRAGRTALHHAAFSGHLEMVQLLASRGANVNAFDKKDRRAVHWAAYMGHLEVMKFLVSHGAEVCCKDKRSYSPLHAAASSGMINVVKYLLNLGVDIKEPNAYGNSALHLACFNGQDVVVNELIEAGADVNQVNEKGFSPLHFTAASRQGALCLELLIANRANVNSKSKDGKTPLHMAAIHGRYSRSQAIIQNGAEIDSEDENGNSPLHVAARYGHELLINTLITNGADTAK